The genomic interval CCAAGTGGCTTCCGAAGACGCCGCGGTACGCGTGGAGCTCGTCGATGACGACGTAGCGGAGGTTCTGGAACAGGTTCACCCACTTGGTGTGATGCGGCAGGATTCCCGAGTGGAGCATGTCGGGGTTGGTGAGCACGAGGTTGGCCCGCGCGCGCACCGAGCGGCGCGCGTCCTGCGGCGTGTCCCCGTCGTAGGTGTACATGCGCATGTCGGGCAAGGTCTTCGCCAGCTCCATGAGCTCGGCCAGCTGGTCCTGGGCCAGCGCCTTGGTGGGAAAGAGATAGAGGACGCGCGATTCGGGCTGCTGGACGAGAGCCTGGAGCACCGGCAGGTTGTAGCAGAGCGTCTTGCCGGACGCGGTCGGCGTCACGACAACCAGGTTCTCGCCCTTCGCGACCGTGTCATAGGCCTTGGCCTGGTGCGAGTAGAGCTGCTGGACGCCGCGGCCCCGGAGCGCTTCGAGCAGGCGCGGATCGAGCGATGAGGGAAACGGCGCCAGGACCGGAGGCTTGCCTTCGAAGTGGCGTGTGGCAGTGATGAGGGGACCGGTGCGGGAGGAAGTCAGGAGACTGTCGAGGATCTCCTGCAGCGACATGGCTCATCCTATGTTTAGTGTGAGAGCCTTGTCAACTTCCGGCCGCCGTGCCACCGTGTAGCCATGCTCCGGCTCCTGCCGCCGCTCTGCTGGACGGGGCTCATCGTGTACTTCGGCGGCGGCCAGTGGGACGGGGCCCACACCGCCGAGTGGCTCGGTCCCCTTCTCCGCGCGCTCCTGCCTGCCGCGTCACCTGAAGCGCTGGCGGCCGCTCATCTCCTCATCCGCAAGGCCGGTCACATCATCGAATACGCCGTCCTCGCCGGTCTCTGGCGGCGAGGCGTGGGAGGCGCGTGGGCGCCGCTGGGCTTAGGAGTGCTGACGGCCTGTCTCGACGAGCTTCGCCAGTCGTTCACGCCCGGACGCGTGGGCAGCATGGTCGACGTGCTCCTCGACGGAGCAGCCGCTGCGACGGCGCTCGGGCTGATCGCCCTACGCGCACGGCTTCGCGGGGCCGTCTCGTGAGGCAACCCGCCGAGTGGCGGCAATCGGATCTGCCCCAGCCGCCTCCCTACACCCTCCGCAACGTCGTGCGCATCATCGGCCCCGGCGCCATCCTCCTGGGACTGTCGCTCGGCTCGGGTGACTGGATCCTCGGGCCGGCCGCCACGGCCCGCTGGGGCCCGGGCATACTCTGGATCTGCACGATATCCGTCCTGCTGCAGGCGCTGCTCAACACGGAAATGGCCCGCTACACGCTCGCGACGGGCGAGTCCGTCTTCGCGGGCTTCATGCGCGTGGCGCCCGGGCCGCGCGTGTGGGGACCGGTCTACGCGCTCCTGCACCTCGGGCAGGTGGGCTGGCCGGGCTGGGCGCTCGCGGCGGCCTCCACGCTCACCGCGGCCTTCCTTGGGCGCATGCCGCGAGCCGAGGACGGGGCCGTCATCGTCGGCCTGGGCTACGCAATCTTCCTCGGAGCCGTCGCGGTGACTCTGCTCGGCGCGCGGGCCCGGCGAACGGTCGAGTGGGCCGAGTGGCTCGTCATGGCCTGGACGCTCGGGTTTCTGGCCGTCCTCGGGCTGCTCCTCGTTCCCTGGAGCGTCTGGCAGGCCGTCGCCGTGGGCTTCGTGTGGCCCTCCCTGCCCGCCGAACGGGACGTGAGCTTCGATTGGGTGCTGCTCGCCGCGTTCGCCGCCTACTCGGGCGGAGGCGGCACCATCAACGCGGCGCTCACCCACTGGCTTCGGGACAAGGGCTTCGGCATGGCGGGTACGATCGAAAGCCGGCCGGTAGTGGTCGGCGGCGAGAGCGTCCGCTTCGCGCGGGACGGGATGACCTTCGCACCGACCGAGGCCAACCTCGGCAAGTGGCGGCAGTGGTGGCGCTACTTGAGAACCGACTTCTGGTACCTCTGGACGGCCGGCTGTCTCGCCGGCATGGCGCTCCCCGCGCTGCTCGCGGCTCACCTTGCTACGCGCGGGGAGATCTGGACCGGCGTGGGCGCGCCCGCATGGCTCGCGCAGGCCATCGGGTGGCGCTACGGGTTCGTGGTCTGGACGCTCGTGCTCCTCACCGGCTTCGCCATCCTCGCCCTGACGCAGGTCGGCATCGTCGAAGGCTTCGCGCGGAGCGTGACGGACATCCTGTGGACGGCCCGCGCGCGGAGGCGCGCACCGGGAGCGGAAGGGCCGGCGGGCGGCCTCTACTACGCCGTCCTCGTGGCCTTCACGGCGGCCGGCTGCGCGGCCATGACGCTCGCGGACCCGTTCCGGCTCATCCTGATCGGCGCCAACGTGGCGGCGCTCAATTTCGTCCTGCTCTCCCTGCACACGGTCTGGATCAACCGCGCGCTGCTCCCGCGGGAGCTGCGCCCGTCCCTCTGGCGCGAGCTCGGCGTGCTGGCCTGCGGGGCTTTCTTCGCGGCGCTGCTGGCCAAGGTCGTGCGCGACCCCGCGCGGCTCTCGGGGCTCTTGGGCTAGCCAGACCCAGTCAGGCCAGATCGAAGAAGAAAATCTCCCTCAGACCGGAAGCGCATGGCGCTAACTGTTGGACCGACTCAAGCATGTGGCTCCCTCCTCTGCCCGCTAACGACACAAGGTAACCGGCGCCCACCGGCGGCGGGTTATTAGCCGCCGGTGGGCGTCCGCGTTGACCGGCGGGTCAGGCGTCCGCCGGCAATTCATCATTCGCCACGTAACTACGGTATCGGGTCAAGGAAGGGGGTGTCGGGATCGCTCGTGTAAAAGATCACGAGTCGCAAAGGCTCAGAACTACTGCGGTTGTAGCCCGTCATCTTCACATTCGGTGGTTCCACAAACGCTTGGCCCGCTTTCACAATGATTGGCGCACGCCCCTCTAGCTCTAAGGTGAATGCGCCCTCCAAGATAAACACCGTCACCGGGAATCGGTGCGTATGGAATACGGTCTTGTCGCCCGGATTAAAACTAGCCGTCAGAACTCGAACTTCTTGTTTCTCTCCCCTGGGCATGCCCGATACGATCTCTTTCAAGAGCAATTGAGGCTTGGCGGTACTTTGCCCTTGCGCCATCGACTGCGAACCGATGAACAGACCGGCAAGCAAGAGGCTAACTCGCATCGACATGTTCACATGTAGTCTCCTTACGGCAGGGCATAGAACGGTGGGAATCGGAGGGAGGACGCCTAACGCCCGCGCTAACCGGCGCGCGCCGTCCGGGCGCGCGTCCGTGTTGAGCGCGTGGTTGGACGTCGCGAGTGATGTTCCGCATAGGCGTCAAGAAGCCGCCGAATCATTCGCTGATACTGCGTGTTGTGCTTCCGTGCCTCCCCTTTGAAGAATTCAACGCTGCGCTTGCTCAACGCGATCGTGACCTTGACGCCCTCCTCCCGGAAGACGAGGTCCTCCGGTCGCGGAAGGAAGTCACGAACGACCTTCAGTCTCCCGAGCGGCTCATCCGTGTATCTGATTTTTGCGCTCATAGATTGCCTTACCCCTTCGCCAGTAGCCAGCACCAAAGATTCGAACGACATCCTCGCGATACGTGAAGCGGACCGTCAGTACTCCCGCCACGCCAGAGGCAAGCGGGTCGTTGGTTGCGGGTAGATCGTCCGCTGCTTGTGGTCAGTATGCTCCGACCCGGCGCCGGCGCTCGGCAGTTCGCCGGGCTTGGCTCCGAGGACCCGTCACTGCCCTGCGGCGGTCGAAGGTCGGCTGGCCCCGGAGGCGGCGTTCCGCCCAGGCTCAGCCGCGCCCGGAAGCGGGAGCGCAGCGGACGCTGTAGGGTTGTCGGCCGCAGCCGATTGTTGGGCTGTGAACGCCCAAACGATACTGGCAAAGCCAACACTGAGGCCTTCGACCCCACACCTATTTTCTGCCCTGCCTATCGCAGGGGGACGGCGCCGTTGGCCAGCATGACGCGGTCACCGTCCGGACTCAGGACGAAGTCGAGAAATTTCTTGATGGAGGGCGTCGGCTCTCCCTTGATGGCGAAGAAAAAGTCACGCGTCAGAAAGTAGCGCCCGCTCTTGACGTGCTCTGGGGTGGGAGCGACACCGTTCAGGGTAAGAGCCTTCACCTTCCCGCCGCTCTGTTCCACCACGGTCATGCTGGTCATCCCGATGGCATGTTGTGTGTCCGCCAGCCCTTTGGCCATGTCGCCCCCCCGCGCCATCACCTTGACCGTCTCCGCTTCTTTCAGCTCCTTGAAGCAACTGACCTTTGCCCGAATCACCTCGGGGTCTACCTCTGTGGGGGGCGAGTGAGCACGGCAATGGCACTGTCGGGACCGCCTAGGAGTCGCCAGCTCCGGCTCTTGCCGCTGTATACATCACATACCTGGGCCTCGGTAATGTTCGTGATTGGAACGCCAGCGTTGACCGCGAAGACGATCGCCCCCTTCGCCACCTCGATGACTCGCAGTTTCCCTTTCTCGATATCCTCAGATTTGAGTCCATGGCTGGCCAAGGCGATCTGAATCTTTCCCTCCGCCAGGGCTTGGAGGCGTGCCCCGGTCCCCAGTCCCTTGCCGGTCTCTATCTGGGGATCGGACGCCCGCTGTTGATAGGCGGTGGCAAGCGCCGTCGCCAGTGGGAGCATGCCACTTGAACCGTCAAGGACGATCTTTTCCTCCCCCCATGCCGGCACAACCACGAGCGCCCATAGCAGCAAGATCGTGAACCGCACACTTTTTGACGAGAAGCTATGCTTTCTTGGCGACACAATGTCTCCTCTGTTGCCCAACGCGCGGAGGCGTGGTCCGCAACACGCCGGTGTTTTCCATCGTGGCAAGCACGGTCATCTGTTGTCCGGCGAATCCGCGGCCGGATCACAAGCTGGCAACACCTCGCGAAATTCGGGGCGCTGCTTCCATTCGGGTATCGGCGGCGTGTAGTTCTCGCGCGGCGCAAACGCCGAATGCTCAACAACCTGCATCTTGTGGATGTAGCGGGGACAGTTTGGGAAAATGGCATGGGCATCCACCCGCACAATCAGCTGGGCGCCAACAAACTCGGAGAGCAGCGGATCATCGTCGTGCATGGTCGCCCGACCGTTCACCCGCAGGCGCTTGGGACTCTCGAAGTCGATGAATAGCATTCCAACCTGCGGGTTGACGAGGATGTTGCCGAGGCTCTTGAACATCCCGTTGCCATCGTAGCTGGGAAACGCGAGCGTCCGCGGGTCGACCACGCGGACAAAGCCGGGCAGGCCGCCTTTGTACGAGCAGTCCGGCCGCCCATCGGCGTCGGCCGTGGCAAGGAAGAACAGGGGGCGGCTCCCGATGAACACTCGATCGCCGTCCGTGAACGTGTCGTGCGCAACGACCTCGACGAGGCGGTCGGCAAGCCTGCGCGTGGCAAAACGATCCTGGAGCTGGCGCGAGCCGTCGTGATACATGGGCCCGTTCATCATCTTCCCCTCCTGCTGCTCCGGCACGGATAACTCTATCTCTCTTGAACTGCGATATCCGGCTGCGTAGTTCTGAATAGCGCAACGAACGAGCCCGGCCGAGCTCCGTCGGCACCCGCGTTTACGCGAAACCGCAGGGCACGCCTTCGTTCCCATGCCGTGATACACCGCGAGGCGCCGCAAGATATCACCTGGACCTCCGAGTGAAGGCCCCGCCAGAAATGATGGGATAGGGGATCTGGCTGTTCGACCGAATGGCGATAGCCATGCTGGCAACGCTCCCTTCTGATCGTGCGCCCAGAACATAGCCGAGCGGGTCGGAGTCCGCAAGGCGTATCCGACGGGTGACGCGCTACTCCAGCTCCAGCGTGTTGTGGGCGAACATGTCCTCCGGTTTGACCGTGCGCGGGGGCATAGCCAACATACACGCCCGTATCGGCGGTGGCATGGCGGCAGGAGCAGGCGACGGAACTCGGAGACGCGTGCATTGACGGCGCCTCTGTAGCGGGAGCAGTATGGGCCGGGCTGGAGCTAGTTTCTTTCGCCCGGTCGCGGGCCAGTCTTCCCGCGAGACATTGGGCAACTCGCATGCGGAGGATTGAGGCTATGAGGATCCAAGAGATCATGACACGGGATGTGATCACCGTTGCCCCCCAGACCCCGATCCGCGAGGCCGCGCGCCTCATGGTGGACCACGGCGTCAGCGGCCTGCCTGTCGTGGACGAGCATGGGAAACTGGTCGGTGTGCTCAGCGAGGGTGACCTGATCTTGCGACAGAGGGCTCGACAGCGGGTGCCCTGGTGGCGCGCCTTCTTCCAGGACGGCGAGCGGCTGGCCCGCGAGTACCAGAAGGCCGCGGGGACGACGGTGGCGGAGGTCATGACCAAGGCGGTGATCTCGGTGAGCCCCGATCTCCCGATCGAGGCGGCCGCTCTCATTCTGGATCAGCGCCGGATCCGGCGTGTCCCCGTGGTGGCCGACGGCCGGGTCGTGGGGATCGTGAGCCGGGGAGATCTTGTCAAGGTCCTGGCAAATGCGCCGAGCCCGGTTGGCGGGCCGACCTCCGACAGTCAGCTCGTGAGCGAGATGCGAGCGCGGCTTGCGAAGGAACCCTGGGCCTCCCATCACGGGATCGTGGTCGCCGCGGAGAAGGGGGAGCTCCTGATCTGGGGGCTGGTCGCCTCCGAGGCGGAGAAATCAGCCGTCGAGACCATGGCGCGGTCCCTGCCGGGGGTGAAGGGCGTCCGGAGCCGGCTGCTCGTGGAGTCGGAGATTCCGTACTCGTACGGGATGTGATGCGCGGAGGGGCCGCTCGCCTCTCAGCGGCCGCACCCAGGACTGGATGCTGGCGGCGCCAGGCCGAGCCGCGACAACAAGGAGCCTCCCTCGGCCTTCTCCCGATTTCGCAGGAAGTGCCGCTTCCTGGAAACCAGGCTCGCCCTCGGCGGCTGATATTGGGGCGCAACCATCTCCAGGGCGGTGCTCGCGACACGATCCACGGCGTGACGATGGCATGGGCCGATGTGCCTAAGAAAAGGTGCCGCACGACAACTGCCCGGTCCGCGGGGCGGCGCGTCCCCGCGAGACCGGCCACCGTTTTTTTGAGCGACTAGGGTCAACACGGCCACATAGGGGGCCGTCTATGCTGGGCAGGTTGCCGTCTGTCGTCGTCGACGTCGGCGGCGGGTTAGACGTCTATCCGGTAGACACGAGCCGCCGTGTCGTGGAACATCGCGGCGCGCTCGAACGTCGAGTAGCCCTTGGACAGCCGCTTGAAGGCGTTGTACATGACGTTGTAGGAGTACGAGACCTTATCAACTGGGAAGTTGCTCTCGAACATGCACCGGGTGGGGCCGAACTGCTCGATGCAGTACGTCATGAAGGGCGCCATCGACGCCGCCAGCTCTTCCGAGCCGATGGGCGTGTTCCGCGCATGCCAGTCGAAACCGGTGCGCGGCATGCCGATGCCGCCCAGTTTCACGTAGACGTTGGGGCACGCCGCGACGGCGGCGATCCCGCTCCGCCAGGTGGTCAGCACCTCGTGGTCCCGGTTGGCGTACGGGCCGATCCGCAGCAGCCCGCCGATATGGTTCAGGATGACGGTCAGGTCGGGGACGGCCTTGGCGAACGCCGCCAACTCGGGCAGCTGCGGAAAGTACAGCCACCCCTCGAGGGACAACCCCATCCGCGCCAGCACCCGCGCGCCGGCCCGGAACTCGTCACTGGCCAGCTGCCCCTGCCTGTTGTGCGCGGCAGTGTTCTCCACCTCCGGGTGGGGATCCCACGTCACGGAATGGCGGATGCCCCGGAAGCGGTTGGGGCTGGCCGCCCGCAGCGCCTCCAGCACCGGCGCCACGCGCGCGCCCAGGTTCAGGTTGGCGTGACCGACGATGGCGGCGGCGGCCCGGCCGGGGCCGTACAGACCGCTCGCGCTGGCCGCGGCCAGCCCCTGGACGAATTCGACTTCGCCGACGGGACGCATCTCCTCAGGGCCGTCGGCGCGGTACATGGCTCGCGCCTCGATGAACACGGTGGAACGCACGTTGTGACCGCTCTGCATGTCGGCGGCCAGCTCGTGGAGCAAATATCGCTGGTAGGGCAGGCGCGAGGTGCGAAAGTCCCAGAAATGGTGATGGGGATCGCAGATGGGCATCTCCGGCTCCACGGCCGGTTCCGAAGTCAACGCGAGCCAGTCAGTTCCTCCGAACGGCATATCGGCACCTCCGTAAAAGTTGGCGCTGTTTCTCATCAACCAGACTGCTCACTCGGCCAACCAGACCCCGTCAGACTAAATCCCAGACCCCGTCAGGCCAGATCGAAGAGGAGCACCTCGGCGTCGGCCGCGCCGGCGATCTCGAGCGCCGCCTCGTCGCTGACCGCGGCGCCGTCACCGGCACCGAGCGTCGAGCCGTTGAGGCTCACCGCGCCGCGCGCCACATGGACCCAGGCGTAGCGCTCGGGCGCCGGCGCATGGCGCACCGACTCGCCCGGCTGGAGCACGGCTGTCCAGAGGTCTGCGTCCTGGTGGATCGTGACGGCGCCGTCCCGTCCGTCGCCCGCGGCGATGAGGCGAAGACGGCCGCGCCGCTCTTCCTGCGGAAATCGCTTCTGCTCGTAGCCGGGAGGGAGCCCGCGCTCGCGCGGCAGGAGCCAGATCTGCAGGAAGTGCACCGGCGCCTCCGGCGACGGGTTGAACTCGCTGTGGGTCACGCCCGTGCCCGCGCTCATGCGCTGCAGATCCCCCGGCCGGATCACCGCGCCGTTGCCCATGCTGTCCTTGTGCTCGAGGGCGCCGTCGAGCACCCAGGTCAGGATCTCCATGTCACGGTGCGCGTGCGTGCCGAAGCCCTCGCCGGGCTTGACGCGATCCTCGTTGATGACGCGCAGCGACCGGAAGCCCATGTGCCTCGGGTCGTGGTACGAGGCGAACGAAAACGTGTGGCGCGTGTCGAGCCAGCCGTGGTCGGCGTGCCCGCGCTCAGCCGCCGGGCGGATGGCGATCATGGCGCCGTGACGACGGCGCCGCGCGCCAGGACGAGACGGACGTCAGCGAGGGCGCCGATGCGCTCGGCGGGCTGCCCGGCCACCGCAAGGAGATCGGCCGCGTACCCCGGCGCTACACGGCCGGTCTCGCCGCCCAGCC from Candidatus Rokuibacteriota bacterium carries:
- a CDS encoding VanZ family protein; this encodes MLRLLPPLCWTGLIVYFGGGQWDGAHTAEWLGPLLRALLPAASPEALAAAHLLIRKAGHIIEYAVLAGLWRRGVGGAWAPLGLGVLTACLDELRQSFTPGRVGSMVDVLLDGAAAATALGLIALRARLRGAVS
- a CDS encoding Nramp family divalent metal transporter, whose product is MRQPAEWRQSDLPQPPPYTLRNVVRIIGPGAILLGLSLGSGDWILGPAATARWGPGILWICTISVLLQALLNTEMARYTLATGESVFAGFMRVAPGPRVWGPVYALLHLGQVGWPGWALAAASTLTAAFLGRMPRAEDGAVIVGLGYAIFLGAVAVTLLGARARRTVEWAEWLVMAWTLGFLAVLGLLLVPWSVWQAVAVGFVWPSLPAERDVSFDWVLLAAFAAYSGGGGTINAALTHWLRDKGFGMAGTIESRPVVVGGESVRFARDGMTFAPTEANLGKWRQWWRYLRTDFWYLWTAGCLAGMALPALLAAHLATRGEIWTGVGAPAWLAQAIGWRYGFVVWTLVLLTGFAILALTQVGIVEGFARSVTDILWTARARRRAPGAEGPAGGLYYAVLVAFTAAGCAAMTLADPFRLILIGANVAALNFVLLSLHTVWINRALLPRELRPSLWRELGVLACGAFFAALLAKVVRDPARLSGLLG
- a CDS encoding cupin domain-containing protein, coding for MSMRVSLLLAGLFIGSQSMAQGQSTAKPQLLLKEIVSGMPRGEKQEVRVLTASFNPGDKTVFHTHRFPVTVFILEGAFTLELEGRAPIIVKAGQAFVEPPNVKMTGYNRSSSEPLRLVIFYTSDPDTPFLDPIP
- a CDS encoding substrate-binding domain-containing protein; the encoded protein is MSPRKHSFSSKSVRFTILLLWALVVVPAWGEEKIVLDGSSGMLPLATALATAYQQRASDPQIETGKGLGTGARLQALAEGKIQIALASHGLKSEDIEKGKLRVIEVAKGAIVFAVNAGVPITNITEAQVCDVYSGKSRSWRLLGGPDSAIAVLTRPPQR
- a CDS encoding pyridoxamine 5'-phosphate oxidase family protein, whose protein sequence is MPEQQEGKMMNGPMYHDGSRQLQDRFATRRLADRLVEVVAHDTFTDGDRVFIGSRPLFFLATADADGRPDCSYKGGLPGFVRVVDPRTLAFPSYDGNGMFKSLGNILVNPQVGMLFIDFESPKRLRVNGRATMHDDDPLLSEFVGAQLIVRVDAHAIFPNCPRYIHKMQVVEHSAFAPRENYTPPIPEWKQRPEFREVLPACDPAADSPDNR
- a CDS encoding CBS domain-containing protein codes for the protein MTRDVITVAPQTPIREAARLMVDHGVSGLPVVDEHGKLVGVLSEGDLILRQRARQRVPWWRAFFQDGERLAREYQKAAGTTVAEVMTKAVISVSPDLPIEAAALILDQRRIRRVPVVADGRVVGIVSRGDLVKVLANAPSPVGGPTSDSQLVSEMRARLAKEPWASHHGIVVAAEKGELLIWGLVASEAEKSAVETMARSLPGVKGVRSRLLVESEIPYSYGM
- a CDS encoding amidohydrolase family protein produces the protein MPICDPHHHFWDFRTSRLPYQRYLLHELAADMQSGHNVRSTVFIEARAMYRADGPEEMRPVGEVEFVQGLAAASASGLYGPGRAAAAIVGHANLNLGARVAPVLEALRAASPNRFRGIRHSVTWDPHPEVENTAAHNRQGQLASDEFRAGARVLARMGLSLEGWLYFPQLPELAAFAKAVPDLTVILNHIGGLLRIGPYANRDHEVLTTWRSGIAAVAACPNVYVKLGGIGMPRTGFDWHARNTPIGSEELAASMAPFMTYCIEQFGPTRCMFESNFPVDKVSYSYNVMYNAFKRLSKGYSTFERAAMFHDTAARVYRIDV
- a CDS encoding pirin family protein, whose translation is MIAIRPAAERGHADHGWLDTRHTFSFASYHDPRHMGFRSLRVINEDRVKPGEGFGTHAHRDMEILTWVLDGALEHKDSMGNGAVIRPGDLQRMSAGTGVTHSEFNPSPEAPVHFLQIWLLPRERGLPPGYEQKRFPQEERRGRLRLIAAGDGRDGAVTIHQDADLWTAVLQPGESVRHAPAPERYAWVHVARGAVSLNGSTLGAGDGAAVSDEAALEIAGAADAEVLLFDLA